The following are encoded in a window of Nitrospinaceae bacterium genomic DNA:
- a CDS encoding DUF3179 domain-containing protein: MKNNWSSLGLAFLLSVLTTLAPVSSLAGPADEIRTLLPKDGIPSIDKPEFATVLAGDKFMKPGELIIGVDIEGDRRAYSVPLLSSHEIVNDVVGGRKIAVTW, translated from the coding sequence ATGAAAAATAATTGGAGTTCTCTGGGATTAGCGTTCTTGTTGTCGGTGTTGACAACTTTAGCACCGGTGTCTTCTCTAGCCGGGCCCGCTGATGAAATACGTACTCTTTTGCCCAAAGATGGTATCCCCTCCATAGACAAACCGGAATTTGCGACGGTCCTGGCAGGCGATAAGTTCATGAAGCCGGGCGAGTTGATTATCGGGGTGGATATCGAAGGTGATCGCCGGGCCTATTCGGTCCCGTTGCTCAGCTCTCACGAAATTGTAAACGATGTCGTGGGGGGGCGGAAGATAGCTGTC